In Flavobacterium endoglycinae, one DNA window encodes the following:
- a CDS encoding energy transducer TonB, producing the protein MKLDIIKNQWLDIVFEGRNKIYGAYELRKSNGKTTVKALIIGSVIFSFAVAAPLIASFLPDSGEEDANTDIKIATVKLPPKPKEEIKPNQPPPPPPPPKIDQVKFVKPVVAKANEVTEDPPKIEELKDKKVGNETIKGDPDAVLTVDEPVGKGPVSQVVEEDNSVYNTAGIEVKPDFPGGMDKFYKFVGNNYKTPEEEGLKGKVYVTFVVEKDGSLTDIKVLRDIGYGTGAEAIRVLKKCPKWTPGEQNGKKVRVLYSLPITIQSAE; encoded by the coding sequence ATGAAATTAGATATTATAAAAAATCAGTGGCTTGATATCGTATTCGAAGGGCGTAATAAGATATATGGCGCATATGAGCTGAGAAAATCAAACGGAAAAACTACGGTAAAAGCACTTATCATAGGTTCTGTGATTTTCAGTTTTGCTGTTGCGGCTCCTCTTATTGCAAGCTTTTTACCAGATTCTGGTGAAGAAGATGCAAATACGGATATTAAGATTGCTACAGTAAAATTACCTCCTAAACCAAAAGAGGAGATAAAACCAAACCAACCACCACCACCACCACCGCCGCCAAAAATTGATCAGGTGAAATTCGTAAAACCGGTGGTTGCAAAGGCAAACGAGGTTACTGAAGATCCTCCAAAAATTGAGGAACTTAAAGACAAAAAAGTTGGTAACGAAACCATTAAAGGAGATCCAGATGCAGTATTAACTGTGGATGAGCCAGTTGGTAAAGGACCAGTTTCTCAGGTTGTAGAAGAAGATAACAGTGTATATAACACAGCTGGTATCGAAGTAAAACCTGACTTCCCTGGAGGAATGGATAAATTCTACAAATTCGTAGGAAATAACTATAAGACTCCTGAAGAAGAAGGTCTAAAAGGTAAAGTTTACGTTACTTTTGTGGTTGAAAAAGACGGTTCATTAACCGACATTAAAGTTTTAAGGGATATCGGATATGGTACAGGAGCAGAAGCAATTCGTGTTCTTAAAAAATGTCCAAAATGGACTCCTGGCGAGCAAAATGGTAAAAAAGTGAGAGTACTTTACTCTTTACCTATTACTATTCAATCTGCAGAATAA
- a CDS encoding PstS family phosphate ABC transporter substrate-binding protein produces the protein MLKNSRFLGLVVFVFLFAMCNQKSKNESEKETILKGNLDITVDETVKPIVDDQVAVFEGTYYGAKIAVKPKSEAELINDLLNQKAKVVVTARNLTQEELSRFEKSKIKPRVTPFATDAIAFVTNKSNNDTLIALKTVLDFIQGKPDTGIKGLVFDNPNSSTVRYMKELAKVKDVPKTGVFSFKTNDEVIKFVSENDGMIGVVGVNWLSQPSPNMIDIIKKINVLSVKGLNDTKYYNPTQNDLAEVKYPLARDLFIINCQGYSGLGMGLSSFIAGDIGQRIVLKSGLLPVRTPGRKLQIRNGILKDNE, from the coding sequence ATGCTGAAGAATAGCAGATTTTTAGGTTTAGTTGTTTTTGTCTTTTTGTTTGCGATGTGTAACCAAAAAAGCAAAAATGAATCTGAGAAAGAAACAATTTTAAAAGGAAACTTAGATATTACTGTTGACGAAACAGTAAAGCCTATTGTAGACGATCAGGTTGCTGTTTTTGAAGGAACCTATTATGGGGCTAAAATTGCAGTTAAACCAAAATCTGAAGCTGAACTGATAAATGACTTATTAAACCAGAAAGCAAAAGTTGTTGTAACAGCAAGAAATTTGACTCAGGAAGAATTGAGCAGATTTGAAAAAAGTAAAATAAAACCTCGAGTTACTCCTTTTGCAACAGATGCAATTGCATTTGTTACTAACAAAAGCAATAACGACACATTAATTGCGTTGAAAACAGTACTTGACTTCATACAGGGAAAACCAGATACAGGAATTAAAGGACTTGTGTTTGATAATCCTAATTCAAGTACAGTTCGATACATGAAAGAGCTTGCAAAAGTAAAAGATGTTCCAAAAACGGGAGTCTTTTCTTTTAAAACAAATGATGAAGTGATTAAATTCGTTTCAGAAAATGATGGAATGATTGGTGTGGTTGGCGTAAATTGGTTATCACAGCCATCACCAAATATGATAGATATTATAAAAAAGATAAATGTTTTGAGTGTTAAAGGTCTAAATGATACAAAGTATTATAATCCTACTCAAAATGACTTGGCAGAGGTGAAATACCCTTTGGCACGTGATTTGTTTATTATTAACTGTCAGGGATATTCTGGTTTAGGAATGGGACTTTCTTCATTCATTGCTGGAGATATTGGACAGAGAATAGTTTTAAAATCAGGATTACTTCCAGTAAGAACTCCAGGTAGAAAACTACAAATTAGAAATGGAATTTTAAAAGATAACGAATAA
- a CDS encoding tetratricopeptide repeat protein yields MNKFKIFSLALVAAGSVANAQDIKEAKKAIDAEQFQKAKTLLKSIIKAKPSDGEANFVLGTVYLNQSVVDSAKIYFLNGVEASDKKNLNYIGLGQIDLDNKNTAAAQANFALATKDMKRKDVDEYIYIGKAYTNSDNPDYNSAIASLKKALAIEPQNANALLAIGDAYYGANNQNEAYKAYRDAFTADPTLLRAKMQLGVLLKGAKSYDEAIKSFNEVIALNANYGPVYRELAETYYKWGRNKPSTAKVNLQNAITNYEKYLSLTDYSLDSKMRHADFLILVKDYKSLETVANKMIAEDKVNPRIFRYLGYAAYENGNVDVAIKSLEDYIKNPSNKVIGSDYMYLGLAKIKKGTNAEGLVDQASFDSGIANIKKAVELEPLVVEELGDYGKELFGKKQWAQAAAIYELSSSNSESKNYLTDNVYYGIALYYANLDKKATSPEVAADLAKADAAFDRVLVASPSYDEAYLYKGRIGNLLEKEDQIVKNYETYVANITAKGAEESSKPATVKKIVEAYNSIGASYANTDKVKAVEYFNKALALDPTNAYASQSVKALK; encoded by the coding sequence ATGAATAAATTTAAAATTTTTAGTCTTGCTTTGGTTGCTGCAGGTTCTGTTGCAAACGCGCAGGATATTAAAGAAGCAAAAAAGGCAATTGATGCTGAACAATTTCAAAAGGCGAAAACATTACTTAAATCAATCATTAAAGCAAAACCATCTGATGGAGAAGCTAATTTTGTTTTAGGTACCGTTTACTTAAATCAAAGTGTTGTTGATTCTGCGAAAATTTACTTTTTAAATGGAGTTGAAGCATCTGATAAGAAGAACCTAAACTATATTGGATTAGGTCAAATTGACCTTGATAACAAAAACACAGCTGCAGCACAAGCTAATTTTGCTTTAGCTACAAAAGATATGAAGCGTAAAGATGTAGATGAATATATCTACATTGGTAAAGCGTATACAAATTCAGACAATCCTGATTACAATAGTGCCATAGCAAGTTTAAAGAAAGCTTTAGCAATTGAGCCTCAAAATGCTAATGCTCTTTTAGCTATTGGTGATGCATATTATGGAGCTAATAATCAAAATGAAGCTTACAAAGCTTACCGTGATGCATTTACTGCTGATCCAACTCTTTTAAGAGCTAAAATGCAATTAGGTGTTTTATTAAAAGGAGCTAAATCTTACGATGAAGCTATTAAATCTTTCAATGAAGTTATTGCTTTAAATGCAAACTATGGTCCTGTTTACAGAGAGTTGGCAGAGACATATTACAAATGGGGAAGAAACAAACCTTCTACTGCGAAAGTTAACTTGCAAAATGCAATTACAAACTATGAGAAATACTTAAGCTTAACAGATTACTCTTTAGATTCAAAAATGCGTCATGCAGATTTCTTAATCTTAGTTAAAGATTATAAGAGTTTAGAAACTGTTGCTAACAAAATGATTGCTGAAGATAAAGTAAATCCTAGAATTTTTAGATATTTAGGATATGCTGCTTATGAAAATGGAAACGTAGATGTAGCTATTAAATCTCTTGAAGATTACATCAAAAATCCTTCTAACAAAGTAATAGGAAGTGATTATATGTATTTAGGACTTGCTAAAATTAAAAAAGGAACAAATGCAGAAGGTCTTGTAGATCAAGCTTCTTTTGATTCAGGTATAGCTAATATTAAAAAAGCAGTTGAATTAGAGCCCTTAGTTGTTGAAGAACTTGGTGATTACGGTAAAGAATTATTTGGTAAAAAGCAATGGGCACAGGCAGCTGCTATTTATGAATTAAGCTCGTCTAATTCAGAATCAAAAAATTATTTGACTGATAATGTGTATTATGGTATCGCTCTTTATTATGCAAACTTAGATAAAAAAGCTACTTCACCAGAAGTTGCTGCTGATTTAGCTAAAGCAGATGCTGCTTTCGACAGAGTTTTAGTAGCTTCTCCTTCTTATGATGAAGCTTATCTTTACAAGGGAAGAATAGGTAATTTATTAGAGAAAGAAGATCAAATCGTTAAAAACTACGAAACGTATGTTGCTAACATTACTGCTAAAGGAGCTGAAGAATCATCTAAACCAGCTACAGTTAAGAAAATAGTTGAAGCATACAACAGTATTGGAGCAAGTTATGCAAATACTGATAAAGTTAAAGCAGTTGAATATTTCAATAAAGCTTTAGCTTTGGATCCAACAAATGCTTACGCTTCTCAATCAGTAAAAGCTTTAAAATAA
- a CDS encoding 7-carboxy-7-deazaguanine synthase QueE, with product MLSKEIQLEVNKGAMLPLMEEFYTIQGEGFHTGTAAYFIRIGGCDVGCHWCDVKESWNADVHPPTNIDVIVNNAASYANTVVVTGGEPLTWDMTLLTQELKNKNLKVHIETSGAYRLSGNWDWICLSPKKNKLPTKDVYDNAHELKVIIYNKHDFIFAEEQAELVNDNAILFLQPEWSKKEEMTPLIVEYVMNNPKWRVSLQTHKYLNIP from the coding sequence ATGTTATCAAAAGAAATACAATTAGAAGTAAACAAAGGAGCGATGCTTCCTTTAATGGAAGAGTTTTACACCATACAAGGTGAAGGTTTTCATACTGGTACAGCTGCTTACTTCATTAGAATTGGAGGATGTGATGTAGGATGTCATTGGTGTGATGTAAAAGAAAGCTGGAATGCAGATGTACACCCGCCAACTAATATTGATGTAATTGTAAATAATGCCGCAAGTTATGCAAATACTGTTGTGGTTACAGGTGGTGAACCTCTAACGTGGGACATGACATTGCTGACTCAAGAGTTAAAAAACAAGAATTTAAAAGTACATATCGAAACTTCTGGGGCTTATAGATTAAGTGGAAATTGGGATTGGATTTGCCTTTCGCCTAAAAAAAATAAACTCCCAACAAAAGATGTGTATGACAATGCACACGAATTAAAAGTGATTATTTATAATAAACATGATTTTATTTTTGCAGAAGAGCAGGCAGAATTAGTTAATGACAATGCCATCTTGTTTTTACAGCCGGAATGGAGTAAAAAAGAGGAAATGACTCCATTAATAGTAGAGTATGTTATGAACAATCCAAAATGGAGAGTTTCCTTGCAGACCCATAAATATTTAAATATACCATAA
- a CDS encoding YfiT family bacillithiol transferase — translation MTESDLEKLKYPIGKFHTPEEYTSEFILDKIEQIASFPERLKKEIVDFSDEKLDTPYRPEGWTVRQVIHHCAESHMNCYIRLKWALTENNPIIKPYDEKRWSELPDSLNMPIAPTLSLLEGLHFRLAYIMKNLSEADLEKSFVHPESNSEIRLKQIIGLYAWHGNHHLAHITSLKKRKNW, via the coding sequence ATGACTGAATCAGATTTAGAAAAATTAAAGTATCCTATTGGAAAATTTCATACACCTGAAGAATATACGTCTGAATTTATTTTAGACAAAATTGAGCAAATCGCTTCTTTTCCAGAACGATTAAAAAAAGAAATTGTTGATTTTAGTGATGAAAAACTGGATACACCTTATCGCCCAGAAGGCTGGACTGTACGACAAGTTATTCATCACTGCGCCGAAAGTCATATGAATTGCTACATAAGGTTAAAATGGGCATTAACAGAAAACAATCCTATTATAAAACCGTACGATGAAAAACGATGGTCTGAATTGCCTGATAGTTTAAATATGCCAATAGCTCCCACTTTAAGTTTATTGGAAGGATTACATTTTAGATTAGCATATATAATGAAAAATTTATCTGAAGCTGATTTAGAAAAATCTTTTGTACACCCTGAAAGTAATTCAGAAATCAGATTAAAACAAATTATCGGATTATATGCCTGGCATGGAAATCATCATTTAGCACATATCACTTCTTTAAAAAAACGCAAAAACTGGTAA
- a CDS encoding class I SAM-dependent methyltransferase produces the protein MKDLFGKAIYDFQTHNSPEDIITETSISEEDEMSVAYLFRSYDEMPKIEQKALQLASGKTLDVGCGAGSHSLSLQNDRNLDVTSIDISEKAIETCIIRGLKKAKKTNILDFEGEKFDTILLLMNGTGIFGKLKNCNSYLSKLKSLLNPGGQILIDSSDIIYMFDEDEDGGKWIPSDNEYYGELIFNISYKGEKEEPFDWLYLDYNTLQNAAIANGLKCELILEGEHYDYLAKLSL, from the coding sequence ATGAAAGATCTTTTTGGGAAAGCAATTTACGATTTCCAAACTCATAATTCACCTGAAGATATTATAACCGAAACTTCGATTTCTGAAGAAGACGAAATGAGTGTCGCTTATTTATTCCGTTCTTATGATGAAATGCCAAAAATTGAACAAAAAGCTTTACAGTTAGCTTCAGGAAAAACACTTGATGTTGGATGTGGAGCCGGAAGCCACAGCTTATCACTTCAGAATGATCGAAATTTAGATGTAACTTCTATTGACATTTCAGAAAAAGCAATAGAAACTTGTATAATAAGAGGTTTAAAAAAAGCAAAAAAAACTAATATTCTAGATTTTGAAGGAGAAAAGTTTGATACGATTCTTTTACTCATGAACGGTACAGGAATATTTGGGAAATTAAAAAACTGTAACAGTTATTTATCGAAATTAAAATCACTATTAAATCCAGGAGGACAGATATTAATTGACAGCTCAGACATCATTTATATGTTTGATGAAGATGAAGACGGCGGTAAATGGATTCCATCTGATAATGAATATTATGGCGAGTTAATTTTCAACATCTCATATAAAGGGGAAAAAGAAGAACCTTTCGACTGGTTATATCTTGATTACAATACGTTACAAAATGCAGCAATTGCTAACGGATTAAAATGTGAATTAATCCTTGAAGGCGAACATTATGATTATTTAGCTAAACTTTCATTATAA
- a CDS encoding YkgJ family cysteine cluster protein has product MKQILNNLHKLAKDKHIENKKYFDKLKKKPPKNLDYVMQDLHDAEFKKTDCLQCANCCKTTGPLFTLADIERISKSFRQKPQQFIDQYLRIDEDKDYVLKSVPCTFLDNENYCMIYDVRPKACREFPHTDRKKFYQISDLTLKNVAICPAAYNIVEEMKKKLPL; this is encoded by the coding sequence TTGAAACAAATTTTAAATAACTTACATAAGTTAGCCAAAGATAAGCATATCGAAAATAAAAAGTATTTCGATAAGCTTAAAAAGAAACCGCCTAAAAATTTAGATTATGTAATGCAGGACTTACATGATGCTGAATTTAAAAAAACGGATTGCCTCCAATGTGCTAATTGCTGTAAAACGACAGGACCATTATTTACATTAGCAGATATTGAAAGAATCTCAAAATCGTTCAGGCAGAAACCACAGCAATTCATCGATCAATATTTGCGTATTGACGAAGATAAAGATTATGTTCTGAAAAGCGTGCCCTGTACTTTTTTAGATAATGAAAATTATTGTATGATATACGATGTGCGGCCAAAAGCATGCAGAGAATTTCCTCATACAGATCGCAAAAAGTTTTATCAGATTTCAGATTTGACTTTAAAAAATGTTGCAATTTGTCCAGCAGCCTATAATATTGTGGAAGAAATGAAAAAGAAGTTGCCTCTTTAA
- a CDS encoding ABC transporter permease: MNIEYFIAKRLITAKDYKSSISAPIIKIAISAIAIGMIMMIVSVATGIGLQQKIREKVSAFNGQIIISNYDNNNSEITLIPISKKQDFYPNFKSVPEVSHIQAIATKAGIIRTENAFEGIVFKGVGTDYNWNNIKEYLVEGKLPDFSKNLNEDVIISRFLADRLNLKLGDSFNTFFIKEEQGKLPNSRRFKIAGIFSSGFQDFDATYIIGDIRHIQRINKWNSDQIGAFEVFVKDFSEIKETGNQIYEQILSNLDTKTITEKYSYIFDWLQLFDFNIIVILGIMILVATINMVVALLVLILERTQMIGILKALGANNWKVRKVFLYNAFYLIMRGLFWGNLIGISLLLIQQQFGIIHLNPENYYVNQAPVYLNWGYIILLNLLTVTVCFLVLLIPSYIITKISPVKAIRFD, from the coding sequence TTGAATATAGAATATTTTATAGCAAAAAGACTGATAACTGCAAAAGATTACAAAAGCAGTATTTCGGCTCCTATTATAAAAATTGCAATCTCTGCTATCGCAATTGGTATGATTATGATGATTGTTTCGGTGGCAACAGGAATTGGTCTGCAGCAAAAAATACGAGAAAAAGTATCGGCCTTTAATGGGCAGATTATTATTTCTAATTACGATAATAACAATTCGGAAATTACTTTGATTCCTATTTCAAAGAAACAAGACTTTTATCCAAATTTTAAATCTGTTCCAGAAGTAAGCCATATTCAGGCAATCGCAACTAAAGCGGGAATTATAAGAACCGAAAATGCTTTTGAAGGAATTGTATTCAAAGGAGTAGGTACTGATTACAATTGGAATAATATAAAAGAATATTTAGTAGAAGGGAAATTACCAGATTTTTCTAAAAACCTAAATGAAGATGTAATAATCTCAAGATTTCTTGCCGATAGACTTAATTTAAAGTTAGGAGACAGTTTTAATACTTTTTTTATTAAAGAAGAACAAGGGAAATTGCCGAATAGTCGTAGATTTAAAATAGCAGGAATTTTCAGTTCAGGATTTCAAGATTTTGATGCTACTTATATAATAGGAGATATTAGGCATATCCAGCGTATCAATAAATGGAATTCTGATCAAATTGGAGCTTTTGAAGTTTTTGTAAAAGACTTTTCTGAAATTAAAGAAACAGGAAATCAAATCTACGAACAAATCTTATCTAATCTTGATACAAAAACCATAACAGAAAAATACAGTTATATATTCGACTGGTTACAGCTTTTTGATTTTAATATTATCGTCATTCTAGGAATAATGATCTTGGTAGCGACTATTAATATGGTGGTTGCATTATTGGTTTTAATTTTAGAGCGTACTCAAATGATTGGGATTCTAAAAGCCTTAGGAGCGAATAACTGGAAAGTTCGAAAAGTTTTTCTTTATAATGCATTCTATTTAATTATGCGTGGATTGTTTTGGGGGAATCTCATCGGGATCTCATTGCTATTAATTCAACAGCAATTCGGAATCATTCATCTTAATCCCGAAAACTATTATGTAAATCAAGCTCCAGTATATTTAAATTGGGGATATATAATTTTGCTAAACCTATTAACCGTTACGGTTTGTTTTCTGGTCTTATTAATTCCTTCTTATATAATAACAAAGATATCTCCAGTAAAAGCTATTCGCTTCGATTAA